The Ignicoccus islandicus DSM 13165 sequence TTAACAGAACCCATTTCCTTTGCTAGATCTCTAATGACGCTTGCTGGAACTCCAGTTACTTCCTCGGCCCACTCTGGAGTGTATTCTTCGACGTGTTTTCGTAACACGTTAAATACTGTCGTTACTTTCACACCGTTATAGTCTCCTTCGAAATATAGGGATGGAAGTTTGGCCTCGCGCGAGAACTTAAACGATTCGCTCGCTTCATCGTAAACTAGGAAGTCTATTGCGCTAAACTCTTTCATCGGATTCTTTAGCTTTACTTCCTTTGTTTCTATTGGCTCTAAGGTGGTAGGGTTCACTAGCATGGGTGCATTGGTGTACTTGATCAGATACTCTTCATCGTAAAGTTTCTCATTTAATATAACGTTTATTAAGGCTAGCAAGAGCGCTAAGTCAGTGCCCGGCCTTATAGGTATCCACTTATCAGCAACTATGGCCCACTCGCTTAGTCTGGGATCTACCACTACTAGCTCATACTTTCTCTTGCCTATTCCTGCCTTCCGGGTTTGGCCTACGGCAACGCTTCCTCCCAGATTTCTGCCGAAGGACAAGTAGAACCTAGTTCTCTTGTAATCTGGTACTAAGTACGCGTGATGACCTGGGACTCCTGAGAATCCCCAAGCGACTAGTTTCGAACCAATACACGTACTTAATGGCATTACTATTACGTTAGGCGTGCCTAGGGCCTTTGACAAAGCACCGACTACTTCCGGATTATGTCTCGCTGCGATAGCTTGACCTAAAATTACGACTACTTTGTTGCTTTCCCCTTTCTCTTTTAGCATTCTTATCTCGTTCGCTACTATGCTTAAAGCTTCCTGATAGCTCGATTCCCTAAAGTTCCATTCCCCTCTTCTTCCACCGTTCCTTATGAGCGGTTTCGTGAGACGACTAGGCATGTCTTGCAAATATATACCGCTGTTACCTCTAGGGCATATCCTCCCATCGTTGTGATAAATTGCATTAGGATTGCCCCTTATCCTTACTACTTCGCCATCCATCACTTCCATTATTACGCTACAACTGGCCGTACACATCCTACATATATGAGGAACTTCCCTTATCTCCTTCATTTCGTTCACCTTACATTATATTAAAATAGAAGTAACCAAGAAGAAAATCCAACCTAAAGCGTTCAAACCTATTATCAAGCTCTCCTTCGAATCAGCAAATTCGCTGCCGTATTTCCAATAGTACAGTTTGTACGGTTCCCTCTGTAGTCTCTGAAGTTGGGGGTAGTACGCACCCAGCATTTTCTCTATGAACACTCCAACTACCGCTAGTGGTGCCAGTAATGGATGTATTAGAGAAAGTACAAGCGGTACAGCGAAGTACAAGTACAACTTGAGCGGATACCTCTCAAGCCAGTATTCCCAGAAATTGATCAGTAGGTACGCGAATACAGCAAAGCCTAATGCGATCGGCTCATATACACCGAATGCTGTTGCGACGCTTAGGCCTAGCACGGCGGCGGAGAGCCAGAATATGCCTATTTTCCCTATACCTCTCCATCCTTCTATAGTACTCGTACCCATGGTCATTGCTAAATTGCTCTCTAGTAGTATGCCTAAGGCCATTGAAGCAATAGCTGAAATTGAAGATGGGAGTAAGAGGAACCATAATAGCGAGAGGAAGTAGAGACTGTAGAAAACGAGGTTCCATGCTATCCTCGAGCGAGGTTGAAAAGACGTTATCATGTGAAGTATGTGATCGGGTCTACCTAGATCTAATATAACTAACACCCAAGCTGGTATTAAGCTCAATATAGCTGCAACGACCATTCGCGGTTCTTGTATTCCTAGGAGATATAGCGAACCTGCTACCAGAGCCAGTCCTATTGATACGGAAGCGAAGAACATGTATGCAGGGACCATTGCTTTCCACGTTATTGAATTTCTCTTTACTAAATCAATCCCTATTAGCTCCCTCCATTTGAGGAGGGCTACCGCTATGGCGGCAACACCTATAATGAAGAAAAGTATCGCCGGAAGCATCAGTTATTGACCCAATAGTTTGACTGACTAGACAGTAAAAAGCATTCTCTTAACCAATTGGTCAACTTGGTGTCATTTCCATCACTAATCGCTTAATTACGCTATTGCGTGACTACTATTCAGATAGGGTGTGCTAGAGTTGATCTGTAGAGTATCACCCTTCGAGAAAAGAACTTCAGTGTGTTTGATAGCCTATAATATGCCTCTAATAGGAGATAGGGATCCGAGGCGATTGCCCCTGCTAGCAGTGAAAGTCAGTGTTGGTAAGGCCGTGGAGAAGGGGGCTCTCCATTACCTCACTTACGAATGGAAGAAAGGTTGGAGCGAGTGGCTTAGGGAATCGATTGAGTCGTTCCCTTCGGTTCTCGAGCATATCACCATGACGTTTCTAATAGAAGGTATATCGAGGGTAACCTCTCACCAGCTGGTTAGACATAGGCTGGCCTCCTACACTCAAGAAAGCCAGAGGTATTCTGAAGCTAGAATTCTGAGAAGCGTTGGTGCGGAAAACTTAGAGGAAGCTTTCGAGAAATGGAGCAGGGTATTGGGCGAAGCCAACCTTAAGGTTGTGGAGAGAACGTGCGTTTTGCCCTTTGAGGACTCGTGGAGAACGTGTGCTTCTTCGATTTTAGAATATATTACGTGTCGATTAAACGGATATAAGATGGAAGATTGTAGGTACGTCTTACCTCAAGCTATGAGGACTTCCCTTCTAATGACTACGAACCTCAGGGAATACTTACACGTAATTAAGTTGCGTTCGGATAAAAGGGCTCAATGGGAAATTAGGGGCATAGCAATTGCTATGAAGGAATTAATAGAGACAGTCGTACCGGATCTTAACTTAGAAGGGAATATATCGAAAGAAGCAGAGATAGAGTAGCTAATACTAAGATTACGTACCTGGTATTGAGTTTCATCGCGAGTCTGTTTGAAACGAACGCAACGAGTAGAGGAGGTATTGAATACACTATTGCGTAGAGCGTAAACAGTGGAATCCTCAAGGTTGGAGGTAGCGAGGACACGAAGGATATTGCACTTAAGTAAGCTCCTATTACGCATGGAGACATAGCTATAGTAGACGCAAAGATTCCTATTAGAACCGGTGACGCGCGCGACAAGGCCATTCTAGAAAGTTTGGACGAAAGCGTCCCAAAGAACTTCGATAGCCTCCTCCAAGGCTTTGCACTTAAGACAATCATGATTGAAGCAGCTATGATGCCTATAATAGAGTAGATCTTGTTTGCGCTTACTTGGGCTAACATCGTCCCTAATGCAATGTGAGCAGTAGAGTAGGCAATCACGAACTTTAATACGGCCTTCCAATACTCTTTGCGATCAGACTTCAAGTATACTGCATTGAGTAACGAGAAGACGGCTAGACCTACTGGGTTAAGCGAGTCAATTGTCATTGAAACGAGAAGGGGCACTAAATTAATAGTAGTTTCGTTTAAGCCGTTTCTAGCAACTACGCTCCAAAGCTTTTCTCCATAAAATACCTTTATTTCACTTGTTCCCGAACAATTCATTAAAGAGTACCAGAAGGCGTCGTCCTTAACTAGACCAATAACTAAGTACCTCAATGTGTCGTTACAGTACACTGCAGAAACAGGTACTTGAAACGGGAGACCGCTCCTCTCTATTAGTTCGGAAACTTTAGGCACTGGTTCAACGTTTCCTACCTTATCAATTGGTAACCAGACTAACTTGAATCCGTACCTATTGGATAATAGTTCCAAGTAATTTTTCATCTCAATACATGGCGGTCCATTCGAAACTCCTATTAAGTAAACGGTAACGTTGTTTGCTAGTAAGGTTACGTTGATCAAAGTAACTAGGGCCTTTACGCTTACGTTTGAGCAAACCACCATGATTACACCACCTTGTTAACCACTCGGTAAAGCTTCAGAAGGTAGTTTAATGGAAATAGCAACACGTGAAGGTCGTTACTAAATAAGGATATCAACAAAGCTACGACGCACGAGTAGTGTAACCAAAGAGTAAGGAAGGAGAAGTGAAATGCAAGTAACGTACCCGTTACTATACAGCAGAACATGGATATAGAGGTTGGGTTCCTCTTTATAATCAAGTTAACTAAAGAGATCGCGAGGAGCGCGAGATCTAAGACGGTCGTTGCTTCTAATTCGTATTCGTATTTAACTATTCCCCAGATGAACGTCAAGTAATATAAGGGGAGGGTTAAGTAAGCGTAACCTAGTATGAGAGCGTAAGCCCTCTTGATTTCGCCCTTAAGGAAGCTGAGTGGTATTAACGGTGCCAAGAACAACGCTGCCTTCCAGCCAACTAAGGGCCATATTATTTTAGATGCTATATGGAACAACATGAAAGGTATTATCGTGAGGTGAACAATTAGTGAGATAATCGCCCTAAGCTTCATTTCCTAACCGGCTAGTTAGGCATCATAGGCCAATATATAAGTTGTAATTCAATAACGCTCTTCAATGAATATATATAACT is a genomic window containing:
- the nrfD gene encoding NrfD/PsrC family molybdoenzyme membrane anchor subunit — encoded protein: MLPAILFFIIGVAAIAVALLKWRELIGIDLVKRNSITWKAMVPAYMFFASVSIGLALVAGSLYLLGIQEPRMVVAAILSLIPAWVLVILDLGRPDHILHMITSFQPRSRIAWNLVFYSLYFLSLLWFLLLPSSISAIASMALGILLESNLAMTMGTSTIEGWRGIGKIGIFWLSAAVLGLSVATAFGVYEPIALGFAVFAYLLINFWEYWLERYPLKLYLYFAVPLVLSLIHPLLAPLAVVGVFIEKMLGAYYPQLQRLQREPYKLYYWKYGSEFADSKESLIIGLNALGWIFFLVTSILI
- the thyX gene encoding FAD-dependent thymidylate synthase, whose translation is MICRVSPFEKRTSVCLIAYNMPLIGDRDPRRLPLLAVKVSVGKAVEKGALHYLTYEWKKGWSEWLRESIESFPSVLEHITMTFLIEGISRVTSHQLVRHRLASYTQESQRYSEARILRSVGAENLEEAFEKWSRVLGEANLKVVERTCVLPFEDSWRTCASSILEYITCRLNGYKMEDCRYVLPQAMRTSLLMTTNLREYLHVIKLRSDKRAQWEIRGIAIAMKELIETVVPDLNLEGNISKEAEIE